A section of the Bradyrhizobium oligotrophicum S58 genome encodes:
- a CDS encoding type II secretion system F family protein: MPNYRYRALTQSGEIVVGSLVAPSRGEVERRISYLQLLPIETVEEKKPGVAVAQGLSFGGPSAAEVTTFTRDLALLLKAGARLDDALDLLSSDSDIGRLRPVVARLRAAIMAGESFADAAAAQPQLFSPMYVALMRVGEASGTLDHVLTALAGERERSEATRRKLTDAMQYPAFVFLAAIGVMLFFLVAVLPNFSAVLRDFGGRADTALGFFMTMSDVLRANAAAITLGCAALLAAGWWLLRQPAVRAGMTNALALTPGIGSILLFYRTSLFCRNLGLLLGCGVNLSAGLRILVDVMAVTSSRAPWSAAADRVRHGGKLSQALSADNMLPPMALRMLRLGEETGQLPTLSTRIAEFYEAKLQRSLDRVVGIIGPAAILLISVVVGGLIVSIMTALLSVTQLVG, from the coding sequence GTGCCGAACTACCGCTATCGCGCTTTGACGCAGTCCGGTGAAATCGTCGTCGGATCTCTGGTCGCGCCATCACGGGGCGAGGTCGAGCGGCGCATCTCATATCTGCAGCTGCTGCCGATCGAAACCGTGGAGGAGAAGAAGCCTGGCGTGGCTGTGGCGCAAGGGCTGTCTTTTGGCGGTCCATCCGCGGCCGAGGTGACCACGTTCACCCGCGACCTCGCTCTGCTTCTCAAGGCCGGAGCGCGCCTGGACGACGCGCTCGATCTGCTGTCGAGCGATTCCGATATTGGCCGCCTCCGTCCCGTGGTGGCGCGGCTGCGCGCGGCCATCATGGCCGGAGAAAGCTTTGCCGACGCCGCGGCTGCCCAGCCGCAACTGTTTTCGCCGATGTATGTCGCGCTCATGCGCGTCGGCGAAGCCTCGGGAACGCTCGATCACGTTCTGACCGCGCTCGCCGGTGAACGGGAACGTTCGGAGGCGACGCGGCGCAAATTGACCGACGCGATGCAATATCCGGCCTTTGTCTTCCTCGCGGCCATCGGTGTGATGCTGTTCTTTCTGGTCGCGGTGCTGCCGAACTTTTCTGCCGTGCTGCGCGATTTCGGCGGCCGTGCCGATACCGCGCTCGGCTTCTTCATGACGATGTCGGATGTCCTGCGCGCCAATGCAGCTGCGATCACACTCGGCTGTGCGGCGCTGCTCGCGGCAGGCTGGTGGCTGTTGCGTCAGCCCGCGGTTCGCGCCGGCATGACCAATGCGCTGGCGCTGACACCCGGCATCGGCAGCATCCTCCTGTTCTATCGGACCAGCCTGTTCTGCCGGAATCTCGGCCTGCTGCTCGGCTGCGGCGTCAATCTGAGTGCGGGCTTGCGCATCCTGGTCGACGTGATGGCGGTGACATCGTCGCGCGCGCCGTGGTCGGCGGCCGCGGATCGCGTTCGTCACGGCGGCAAGCTGTCACAGGCGCTGTCGGCCGACAACATGCTGCCGCCGATGGCGCTGCGCATGCTGCGGCTCGGCGAGGAGACGGGCCAATTGCCAACGCTCTCGACCCGGATCGCGGAGTTCTACGAAGCCAAGCTGCAACGCAGCCTCGACCGCGTCGTCGGCATCATCGGTCCCGCCGCCATTCTGCTCATCAGCGTGGTGGTCGGTGGACTGATCGTCTCGATCATGACGGCGCTGCTGTCGGTGACACAACTGGTCGGCTGA
- a CDS encoding prepilin-type N-terminal cleavage/methylation domain-containing protein, with amino-acid sequence MSDNGQRGFTLLEMVCVLAIVAMLASVVLPYLPRQTSRPRLQAYALQAATLLKSDRASSMRNGTRIDTQIDTSRRLIRSGSGAAALKLPDDVAFLATLPRSCQHRPVLASISFFPDGLSCGGAITLSRADLSLEIRVNWLTGRIDIVSRALANG; translated from the coding sequence GTGAGTGACAACGGCCAGCGCGGCTTCACGCTGCTCGAGATGGTCTGCGTGCTCGCGATCGTCGCGATGCTGGCGTCCGTCGTGCTGCCCTATTTGCCGCGGCAGACGTCGCGGCCGCGGCTGCAGGCCTATGCGCTGCAGGCCGCGACTCTGCTGAAGTCGGATCGTGCCTCCTCGATGCGAAACGGGACTCGCATCGACACGCAGATCGACACCTCGCGGCGGTTGATCCGCTCCGGCAGCGGTGCGGCCGCCCTGAAGCTGCCCGACGATGTCGCCTTCCTGGCGACGCTGCCGCGCAGCTGCCAGCATCGGCCGGTGCTGGCGAGCATCAGTTTCTTTCCTGACGGCCTGTCCTGTGGCGGCGCGATCACATTGTCCCGCGCCGATCTGAGCCTGGAAATCCGGGTCAACTGGCTGACGGGGAGGATCGACATTGTCTCGCGCGCGCTCGCCAATGGTTGA
- the gspG gene encoding type II secretion system major pseudopilin GspG, translating into MRSDTQIKPATRAGRDNERGFTLVEMLVVITIIGLIMGLIGPRVLNYLSESKTKAARIQLQSFSSALDLFYLDAGRYPSTSEGLAALAQRPAGLSAWNGPYLKGGAVPKDPWNTAYVYRAPGDHGPYDILSYGADGQEGGSGTAADIVLGTQTSARSE; encoded by the coding sequence ATGAGATCGGACACGCAGATCAAGCCGGCCACGAGGGCCGGGCGCGACAACGAGCGCGGCTTCACGCTGGTCGAGATGCTGGTCGTGATCACGATCATCGGACTGATCATGGGACTGATCGGTCCGCGCGTTCTGAACTATCTCAGCGAATCCAAGACCAAGGCGGCGCGGATCCAGCTGCAGAGCTTCTCGAGCGCACTCGATCTGTTCTATCTCGATGCCGGCCGCTACCCCTCGACCTCGGAAGGCCTCGCAGCGCTGGCGCAACGGCCGGCCGGACTGAGCGCCTGGAACGGGCCCTATCTCAAAGGCGGAGCGGTGCCGAAAGATCCATGGAATACGGCCTATGTCTACCGCGCACCGGGTGACCATGGCCCCTACGACATCCTGTCCTACGGCGCCGATGGCCAGGAGGGCGGCAGCGGAACGGCGGCCGACATCGTCCTGGGAACGCAGACGAGCGCGCGCAGTGAGTGA
- a CDS encoding GspE/PulE family protein — translation MSGTLSTQFHAYLRERHPQATGEGGAAGETQIALWDRFGLTAEVFAAEVAGFTGLERVSLRELMAASPAVSEFSDRFLREVLGYPHKNSTGAAVFAMADPTDQAVRRAAELVLGPNTLFQVASHEDIAVVLEQRLGGGEEAEMSPAQELRDDDIESLRDLASGAPVVRAVNDLIEKAVEMRASDIHIEPFSTGLVVRLRVDGLLRPIAAPAGVLPQAVISRIKIVAGLNIAERRLPQDGAARIRVGRAEIDVRVAIMPTQHGESAVLRILPKDRSQLVASRLGLSGRDDAALRRLITLPHGMIVITGPTGSGKTTTLATILSMLNTPERKILTVEDPVEYEIPGINQSQIKPAIGLTFASALRSFVRQDPDVIMVGEIRDSETAHVAVHAALTGHLVLTTLHTETAAAAVPRLLDLGVEGYLLRSTLRAVIAQRLVRQLCEHCKTPKPLDEETCRDDPRFGHLGLVPGDVTWHPTGCERCGQSGHRGRVGVFELLELTSNLRELIADSADGLAIDRLAIQEGMTTMLDDGVVKCRAGVTSASELLRVLVAR, via the coding sequence ATGAGCGGTACACTGTCGACGCAATTCCACGCCTATCTTCGCGAGCGCCATCCTCAGGCGACGGGCGAGGGCGGAGCTGCGGGCGAAACGCAGATTGCGCTCTGGGACCGGTTTGGCCTGACTGCCGAAGTCTTTGCGGCGGAGGTCGCCGGCTTTACCGGACTGGAACGCGTATCGCTGCGTGAGCTGATGGCGGCGTCACCCGCAGTAAGTGAGTTTTCGGATCGCTTCCTGCGCGAAGTGCTCGGCTACCCGCATAAGAATTCCACAGGCGCGGCCGTGTTTGCGATGGCCGATCCGACCGACCAGGCGGTGCGGCGGGCCGCCGAGCTGGTGCTCGGCCCGAACACGCTGTTTCAGGTCGCCTCTCATGAAGATATCGCCGTTGTGCTCGAGCAGAGGCTTGGCGGCGGCGAAGAAGCCGAGATGTCGCCGGCCCAGGAGCTGCGCGACGACGACATCGAAAGTCTCCGCGATCTGGCGAGTGGCGCGCCGGTCGTCCGCGCGGTGAACGACTTGATCGAGAAGGCGGTGGAGATGCGCGCCAGCGACATCCACATCGAGCCGTTCTCGACCGGGCTGGTGGTCAGGTTGCGCGTCGACGGCCTGTTGCGTCCGATTGCGGCGCCTGCCGGCGTGCTGCCGCAGGCGGTCATCTCGCGCATCAAGATCGTCGCCGGCCTGAACATTGCCGAGCGGCGCCTGCCGCAGGACGGTGCGGCCCGCATTCGCGTCGGCCGCGCCGAGATCGATGTCCGCGTCGCGATCATGCCGACCCAGCATGGTGAGTCTGCGGTGCTGCGTATCCTGCCGAAGGATCGCTCGCAGCTCGTCGCGAGTCGTCTCGGCCTTTCCGGGCGCGACGACGCGGCACTGCGCCGCCTGATCACCTTGCCGCACGGCATGATCGTGATCACGGGGCCGACCGGCAGCGGCAAGACCACGACCCTGGCGACGATCCTGTCGATGCTGAACACGCCGGAGCGCAAGATCCTCACCGTTGAGGATCCCGTGGAATATGAGATCCCCGGCATCAACCAGTCACAGATCAAGCCAGCGATCGGACTGACATTCGCAAGCGCGCTGCGTTCCTTCGTGCGTCAGGACCCCGACGTCATCATGGTTGGCGAGATCCGAGACAGCGAGACGGCGCATGTCGCCGTCCATGCCGCGCTGACCGGCCATCTCGTGCTGACGACGCTGCACACTGAAACCGCGGCGGCCGCTGTGCCGCGGCTTCTGGACCTCGGCGTCGAAGGCTATTTGCTGCGGTCGACGCTCCGCGCGGTCATTGCCCAACGGCTGGTGCGCCAGCTCTGCGAGCATTGCAAGACGCCGAAGCCGCTTGACGAGGAGACGTGTCGCGATGATCCGCGCTTCGGTCATCTCGGCCTCGTCCCCGGCGACGTCACGTGGCACCCGACAGGCTGCGAGCGATGCGGCCAGAGCGGCCATCGCGGCCGGGTCGGTGTGTTCGAGCTGCTCGAGCTGACGAGCAATCTACGCGAGCTGATCGCTGACAGTGCCGACGGCCTCGCGATCGATCGCCTGGCGATCCAGGAGGGCATGACGACCATGCTCGACGACGGTGTCGTCAAGTGCCGCGCGGGTGTCACTTCGGCATCCGAACTGCTTCGTGTCCTGGTCGCGCGCTGA